CGCGATTCCGCCGAGGCCTTCCTCGCCGTCACCACCAAATATGACAAATCGGCCAAGGCGCCGGATGCGCTGCTGCGGCTCGGCCAGTCGCTCGCCGCGCTGAAGGAGAAGGAAGCCGCCTGCGCCGCCTTCGGCGAGGTCGGCCGCAAATATCCGCGCGCCTCCGCCGGCGTGAAGGCCGCGGTCGACCGCGAGCAGAAGCGGGTGAAGTGCTAGAAGCCGTGCGGTTGTTTCACCTCTCCCCAGCGGGGAGAGGTCGAATTGCGCAGCAATTCGGGTGAGGGGGCGCGGCACCCAGTGAGACCAGATCCCCTCACCCGGATTGCATCTTTCGATGCAATCCGACCTCTCCCTATGGGAGAGGTGAAACACCGCGGCGGTTCTGGTGGCCGATCGCATGACGGGGGACACTGACAATGCAGATGATGCTGCGCTAAAATGCGTGCCATCCGCTGCGATTGCCGGGCCGCGTCATGTCAGACGACGACAATTCTCCGATCTCCGTGCGCGCGGCGAAGCAGCTCTTCGCCGAGCTCAGAGGCGCGCGGGCGCTTGTGCTCGCGGTCTCCGGCGGACCTGACTCGGTGGCGCTGATGTGGCTGGCGGCGCGCTGGCGGCATAGTCTCGCGCGCGGCCCCGATATCACCGTCGTCACCGTCGATCACGGGCTGCGCAAGGAGGCGGCGCGCGAAGCGCGCGAGGTCAAGCGGCTCGCCACTGGACTTGGCCTTGCGCACCGGACCCTGCGCTGGCGCGGCGCGAAGCCCAACGCAGGATTGCCCGCCGCCGCGCGCGAGGCCCGCTATCGGCTGCTGGCGCAGGCCGCGCGCGCCGCAGGCGCAAGCCACGTGCTGACTGCGCATACCCGCGACGACCAGGCCGAGACGCTGCTGATGCGGCTCTTCCGCGGCAGCGGCATCGCCGGATTGTCGGCGATGGCGCGCCTCTCCACGCGCGACGGCCTCGTGCTGGCGCGCCCGTTGCTCGATGTTCCGAAATCGCAACTGATCGCGACCCTGAAGCGGGCCGGGATCGGCTTTGCTGAAGATCCCACCAACCGCGATCCGGCCTTCACGCGGCCGCGGCTTCGCGCGCTGCTGCCGCAGCTTGCCGCCGAGGGCGGTGACATCAGGACCCTGGTGCGGCTGGCGGGCAGGCTCGCCCGCGCCAACGCGGCGGTCGAGGTGCTGACCGACGGTGCCGAGCGCTTCCTCCGCCTGCGGGATCGCGGCCATCAGCCGCAGCCGGGCGTTCGCAGCTTCGAGGCCTCGGCCTTCGCCACCCTGCCGGAGGAAGTCCGGCTGCGGCTCTTGCTGCGGGCCATCGACGCAACAGGGCACGAAGGGCCGGCGGAACTCGGCAAGGTCGAAACCCTGCTCGCCACACTCGATCAGGCGATGACCGCACCTGCGAATGGCCGTGCCATCCTGAAGCAGACCCTTCTCAAGCAGACCCTTGCGGGAGCCTTGATCAGCCTTGCCGGGGGGCGTATCCACATCGCGCCTGCGCCGGTCCGGCGGCCCCCAAGGAGACTTCAAAGGGATGAAAAGGGCGGATGAGGGCGGATCATGACACCGGCCATTTGCCAGATTTGCCGTCAGGACACCTTAACCAGGCAGGAAAAACCCCGGCTTCGATGCCATTATTTCAGCGGGAATCGCTCTAAGATGGGCTAAATAGTCCTATCTCGTTCCCTTGGCAGCGAGCGGGGCGGCACCTAAATTGTATACGTCTAACGATGAGGATTCCTTGGGGATTTCCTCGTACTGCCCCAAGGATGAGGCCGCGATCCGCGCGACCACGAAGGAAGATCGATGAACGCCAATCTGCGCAATTTCGCCCTCTGGGTCATCATTGTTTTGCTGCTGTTGGCGTTGTTCACGCTCTTCCAGAATCCGGGTCAACGCACGTCCTCGCAGGACATCGCCTTCTCGCAGCTCTTGAGCGACGTCGATCAGGGCCATGTCCGCGACGTCGTGATCCAGGGCCCGGACATTCACGGCACCTTCACCAATGGCTCGAGCTTCCAGACCTATGCGCCGAACGACCCGACGCTGGTGAAGCGCCTCTATGACAGCAAGGTGCAGATCACCGCGAAGCCGCCCGGCGACAACGTGCCGTGGTTCGTCTCGCTGCTGGTCTCCTGGCTGCCCTTCATCGCGCTGATCGGCGTGTGGATCTTCCTGTCGCGGCAGATGCAGGGCGGCGCCGGCAAGGCGATGGGCTTCGGCAAGTCGCGGGCGAAGATGCTGACCGAGGCCCATGGCCGCGTCACCTTCGAGGACGTCGCCGGCGTCGACGAGGCCAAGCAGGACCTGCAGGAGATCGTCGAGTTCCTGCGCGACCCCGGCAAATTCCAGCGCCTCGGCGGCCGCATTCCGCGCGGCGTGCTGCTGGTCGGGCCTCCCGGCACCGGCAAGACCCTGATCGCGCGTGCGGTCGCGGGTGAAGCCAACGTGCCGTTCTTCACCATTTCCGGTTCGGACTTCGTCGAAATGTTCGTCGGCGTCGGCGCCTCTCGTGTGCGCGACATGTTCGAGCAGGCCAAGAAGAACGCGCCCTGCATCATCTTCATCGACGAAATCGACGCGGTCGGTCGTCACCGTGGCGCGGGCCTCGGCGGCGGCAATGACGAGCGCGAGCAGACGCTGAACCAACTGCTGGTCGAGATGGACGGCTTCGAGGCGAACGAGGGTGTGATCCTGATCGCCGCCACCAACCGCCCTGATGTGCTCGATCCGGCGCTGCTGCGTCCGGGCCGCTTCGACCGTCAGGTCGTGGTGCCGAACCCCGACGTCGTCGGCCGCGAGCAGATCCTGAAGGTTCATGTCCGCAAGGTGCCGCTGGCCCCGGATATCAACCTCAAGACCATCGCGCGCGGCACGCCCGGCTTCTCGGGCGCCGATTTGATGAACCTCGTCAACGAAGCAGCCCTTACCGCCGCCCGCCGCAACAAGCGGATGGTGACCCAGGCGGAGTTCGAGGAAGCCAAGGACAAGGTGATGATGGGCGCCGAGCGCAAGTCGCTCGTCATGACCGAGGAAGAGAAGCTCTTGACGGCCTATCACGAAGGCGGCCACGCCATCGTCGGCCTCAACGTGCCCGCGACCGATCCGATCCACAAGGCGACCATCATTCCGCGCGGCCGTGCGCTGGGCATGGTCATGCAGCTCCCCGAGCGCGACAAGCTGTCGATGTCGCTGGAGCAGATGACCTCGCGGCTTGCCATCATGATGGGTGGCCGCGTCGCCGAAGAGCTGATCTTCGGCCGCGAGAAGGTCACCTCTGGCGCCGCCTCCGACATCGAGCAGGCCACGCGCCTCGCCCGCATGATGGTGACGCGCTGGGGTCTGTCGGAAGAGCTCGGCACGGTCTCCTATGGCGAGAACCAGGACGAGGTCTTCCTCGGCATGTCGGTCTCGCGCACGCAGAACGCATCGGAAGCGACCGTGCAGAAGATCGACTCCGAGATCCGCCGCCTGGTCGAGGAAGGCTACAAGGAAGCGACCCGCATCCTCACCGAGAAGCACGCCGATCTCGAAGCCCTCGCCAAGGGCCTGCTCGAGTTCGAAACGCTCAGCGGTGACGAGATCGTCGACCTGCTCAAGGGCAAGAAGCCGAACCGCGAGTCCGTGCTCGAGCCGGCGACGCCGCGCGCCTCCGCCGTGCCCCCGGCCGGCAAGTCGCGCCCGCGTCCCGATCCGGATCCCGGCCTGGAGCCGCAGCCGCAGGCGTAACCGCAAACGCGTATGGCCGGATATTCCGGCAAACCCTTAGTGCAAAAGCTCGGCATCAAGCCGGGCTTTTGTATTTTCGTGGACGGCCTTGGCGCGCCCTATCGCGACATCGTTGGCGAGCTCCCTGACGGCGTGGCGATCGCGAAGACCGCCAAGGCGCCGCTCGACATGGTGCATCTGTTCGCGGCCGAGGCCAAAGGCCTCGCCGCCAAACTGCGCCTCTACCGCAAGGCGATCGCGCCCGACGGAATGATCTGGGCATCGTGGCCGAAGAAAGCGTCGGGCGTTGCAACTGACGTCACCGAAGCCCTGGTGCGCGAGACCGCGCTTGCGAACGGCCTCGTCGATATCAAGATCTGCGCGGTCAGCGACGTCTGGTCCGGCCTCAAGCTCGTGATCCCCGTGAAGGATCGCGCGAAGGTCGCGAAATAGCTCCGCTCTCGTGGGGTGGCACACCATCGCAATGACGATGTGGATGCAGTTGCGCTCGCAACAAAGGCAGTGATGCCTTGCTCACGACGCCAGCCGGAGCCACACGTCCTTGCTCGCCAGCGTACCGTCAGGCGTTGCGATCTCCAGGTCCACGACGTGCAGGGAGTGGTCTCCGTAGACATATTTCAGGTGCCATATCAGCCCGAGGTCCGGCGTGATGACGAAGTCGTCGAGCCCGTCGGTCATCGCCCGAACGGCCTCGCGATGCGTCAGCGGTGCCGAAAACATCGCATCGATCAGATCGGCGAGGCTCATGCCTTCGACCAGCATCATGCGGGCGATGTCGTCACCATGGACGTGGCGGAGGGCTGAGACGATGACGGCGATGGCGTCGGGATTTTTCATGACACGGTTGACTTCGGGGCCATTTGCCTCGCCCCGATCCGGCTGCATTGAACTGCGTTAGTCCCGAAGAGACAAGGCTGCTTGCGGGCCCGTCCTCACTTCGACGCTGCGGCCTGATTGTCCCGCACATGCACCACGGCGATCTTGTCCGTGTAGATCCGCTTCCAGCCCGCGACATGATCCAGCATCTGGGCCGCAGGTGAATCCGCCGTGAGCAGCGTCGCATCGATCTTGTTCTCGTCGAGCATGCGCAACAGGCCCGCCACGTCGCGGCCGTCCTCGGCGGCGAAATAGTCCATCAGGAATTTCTCGCCGTAGAGTTCCGATCGTCCGTCGACGAAAGGCCTGATGTCGCGAACGATGAGGTAGCCGCCGAAACCGTAGGAATTGAAGATGCGGGCGGCCTTGCGCTCAGCCAGCACATCGACGGCCGCAACCGGCGTCTGCGTCGCGGAGAATGCGAACGAATGGCGGGCCGCAAAGGCTGCGCTCGCGCTGGCGGCCGCAAGCATGATGGCCACCGCGGCCAGCGCCCCAGGGGCGCCGGGGGCCATCCGCAAGCCGCGCGATGCGTCGGGGACTGACCTGAACCAGCCGCTCAGCGGCTGCGCCAGCACCAGAGGAACGATCACGCCAAAGGTCTCGATGCTGCGGACATGCGCGAGCGCCATCCAGGTGGTGCCGAGGATCAGCAGCACGCGCGGCGGCGACAGCGTCAGGCTACGCGTCAGCGCGAGCCCGAGCAGGCCGAGCAGGGCGCCCGCAAACGGGTTGAAGGCGCTGAAATCGGCCGGACGCCATTCGGCGATGACGGAAAAGGATTTGCCGAGGCTGAGGATGCGGGCGGCACCGAGCAGCGTATCCACGCCATAGGGCGTGCAGCAACTCGCCGCCAGCGCGCCAACCCCGAATGCGGCCCAGCGCAGCATGAGCGCCGGCCGTCGCGCCGGCGCGGCACACCAGAGCGCCTCCAAGCCGATCGCGCCGACGAGTGCGAGCCCGAGCACGAAGCCGCCGTGAAGATTGGCCCACAGCACCATCAGCGGCAGCAGCAGGAAGGAGGGCGCGCGGCCGCGGTCGGCTGCCGTCATAAGGGCCCCGCTCCAGGCGACCATGACCGGCAGTGCCAGCACATGCGGACGGGCCAGCAGGTGCGGCGCCGCCAGCGTCATCGCCAGCAGGCAGAACACGAGCGCGTAGGGAAGATCGAGATGTCGCTGCAGGAAGGCCAGCAGCAATCCCATCGCCAGCGCGATGGCCGCGGCGGTCAGGATGACGGGCCCCGCCCATCCCCAATGCGAATAAGTCGTCGCGAACAGCACCTGCGACAGCCAGGACGTCGAAAGCCAGACCTCGCCCTGACGGGTCAGCGAATAGAAATCGGTCCACGGCACGGCGTGATGGTCGAGGATCCACTGGCCGACCTTGATCTGCCAGAGCGTATCGGGATCGTGCAGCAGGCTGTCGCCGCTCACCAGCAGCAGCAGGAAACTCGCGGCCGCCACGCAGAGCGGCGCCAGATTGCGCTGGGCGCGCGCAACCGGAAGGCTCGCGGCGATGCTCATGGCTTGGCTGGCGTGGCCGCGCCTGCCGCGTCATCCCGCACATGGATCACGGCGATGTTGTCGGCGTAGAGCCGCTTCCAGCCCTTGATGTGATCGAGCACCTGGGCGGCGGGGCTGTCGGCGACCAGTAGCGTGGCGTCGATCTTGTGCTCTTCGAGCAGCCGCGTCAAATTATCGAGCTTCTTGACCTCGATCGCCTTGAAGAAGTCCATCACGAACTTCTCGCCATAGAGCTCGGCGCGGCCGTCGACGAAAACAGGAATGTCGCGCGAGATCAGGTAGCCGCCGAATTGATAGGCGTTGAAGATGCGCTGCGCCTTGCGCTGCTGCAGCAGGTCGACGGCGGCGACAGGCGTCTGGTCCATCGTGAAGGTGAAGCGATGATGCGACATGTAGATCGAGGTCGAGGTCCAGGCCGCGGCCGCGATCATCAGCGCGCCCATCACCGTAACGTAACGCGCCGCCGGGCTCCCGGTGCCCTGCTCAGTATCTTGCGCGAGCTGCGGCAGCGGCGACTTCTCACCGAGCGGCTTGGCCAGCACCAGCGGCACCAGGAAGGCAAAGGCCTCGATGCTCCGGACATGGGTGAGCCCCATCCAGGTGAACAGCAGGATCAGCAGGATGCGCGGCGGCGACAGCGTGAGGCCGCGAAACAGCCCGAGGGCAATGAGGCCGAGGATCGCGCCTTCGAACGCGGAGAACGAGGCGAAATTCGCCGGCATCCATTCCGAGATCACCGACAGCAATTCGCCGAGATTGAGGATGTTGGTCGCGCCCAGCAACGTGCGCCAGCCATAGGGCGTGACGCAGGCAGCCAGCATCGCGGCGAGGCCGAACAGAAACCAGCGGAAGAGCAGGCGGATCTGCTTGGGCTGATCGAGCGTCCAGATCGCCTCTAACGCCATCGGGCCGATCAGCGCGAGGCCCAGCACGAAGCCGCCGTGCAAATTCGCCCACAGCGACATCAGCGGCAGCCAGACCCAGGACGGTGTCACCTTGCGGTCGGCCGCATTCATCAGCACGCCGACCCACGCGATCATCACCGGCAGCGCCAGGATGTGCGGCCGCGCCAGGATATGATGGAGCGAGAGCAGCACCGCCAGCATCGCGAACAGCACCGAGCGCGGAATTTCGAGATGGGCGTCGAGCAGGTAGACGAAGATCGCGACCGAGGCGGCAATCGCAAGCGCGGTCACGACCACCGGTCCGGCCCAGTCCCATTGCGCATAGGTGATGGCGTACAGAATCTGCGACAGCCAGGACGTCGAGATCCAGGGCTGTCCTGATCGCGTGAAGGAATAGAAGTCGGTGTATGGCAGGGCGTGGTGATCGAGGATCCATTGTCCGATCTTGATCTGCCAGAACGAGTCGGAATCCTGAAGCAGCGTGTCGCCGACATAAAGGAAGAAGAGATAGGCGCCCGCCCCTGCGCACAGCGGCACCAGCGCTCGCGCGCGGCTCTGCACGGTGATGCTGTTGGTGAAGGAGAGCGACATGCCGCCTCGTCTTGTTCTTGGGTGTATTGGCCGAGCGGGCGGCATTGGACCACGGCGGTCATAACTTCCCGTAAATCGGCGACGGCCTTGCCACGCGCCCGCGCAATTTAACCGATTGTTTTCAAATTCGGTTTACCATCGGCCAATACATGCAAACCGTTCCCTGTTTACGCAGTCGAATTAACTGCGGCGCAAGTCTTTGCGCTTACGTTGAGTTCCATGGTCGGGCGGCGCTGGGAAGCCGAAGAGACCAGACCATTGAAGCCTCGTGTACCTTTTGGAGCAGTCTATGAAGAACCTCGTTTCGCGTTTCGTGAAGGACGAATCCGGCGCCACCGCCATCGAATACGGCCTGATCGCCGCCGGCATCGCGCTGGCGATCATCACCGTGGTCAACAACCTCGGCTCGACGCTGAACACCAAGTTCGGCTCGATCTCGTCCAGCCTCAAGTAAGCTAGCGACGAATTCAGAGTTCAGAGAGCCCCGTCCTCGGACGGGGCTCTTTTCGTTGTGGGGTGCGGCATCGTCAGCAAACTCGCTCATCGTCCCGTCTTCCCCGCGCAATGGCGAAGCCATTGTCGCTGGAGGTGCTCGCCTCTTCGGCGAGCCTCGAAGGGCGACGGCCCGGCTGCATCTCGGCCGTTCATCCTTCGAGGCTCGGCGCACGTTGCTTCGCACCGCGCGCCTCGCACCTCAGGATGACGGATGAACGCTGGATTTGTTAACTGAGCTGCGACGAAGAA
This genomic interval from Bradyrhizobium guangzhouense contains the following:
- a CDS encoding DUF3052 family protein, encoding MAGYSGKPLVQKLGIKPGFCIFVDGLGAPYRDIVGELPDGVAIAKTAKAPLDMVHLFAAEAKGLAAKLRLYRKAIAPDGMIWASWPKKASGVATDVTEALVRETALANGLVDIKICAVSDVWSGLKLVIPVKDRAKVAK
- the tilS gene encoding tRNA lysidine(34) synthetase TilS, encoding MSDDDNSPISVRAAKQLFAELRGARALVLAVSGGPDSVALMWLAARWRHSLARGPDITVVTVDHGLRKEAAREAREVKRLATGLGLAHRTLRWRGAKPNAGLPAAAREARYRLLAQAARAAGASHVLTAHTRDDQAETLLMRLFRGSGIAGLSAMARLSTRDGLVLARPLLDVPKSQLIATLKRAGIGFAEDPTNRDPAFTRPRLRALLPQLAAEGGDIRTLVRLAGRLARANAAVEVLTDGAERFLRLRDRGHQPQPGVRSFEASAFATLPEEVRLRLLLRAIDATGHEGPAELGKVETLLATLDQAMTAPANGRAILKQTLLKQTLAGALISLAGGRIHIAPAPVRRPPRRLQRDEKGG
- the ftsH gene encoding ATP-dependent zinc metalloprotease FtsH; translated protein: MNANLRNFALWVIIVLLLLALFTLFQNPGQRTSSQDIAFSQLLSDVDQGHVRDVVIQGPDIHGTFTNGSSFQTYAPNDPTLVKRLYDSKVQITAKPPGDNVPWFVSLLVSWLPFIALIGVWIFLSRQMQGGAGKAMGFGKSRAKMLTEAHGRVTFEDVAGVDEAKQDLQEIVEFLRDPGKFQRLGGRIPRGVLLVGPPGTGKTLIARAVAGEANVPFFTISGSDFVEMFVGVGASRVRDMFEQAKKNAPCIIFIDEIDAVGRHRGAGLGGGNDEREQTLNQLLVEMDGFEANEGVILIAATNRPDVLDPALLRPGRFDRQVVVPNPDVVGREQILKVHVRKVPLAPDINLKTIARGTPGFSGADLMNLVNEAALTAARRNKRMVTQAEFEEAKDKVMMGAERKSLVMTEEEKLLTAYHEGGHAIVGLNVPATDPIHKATIIPRGRALGMVMQLPERDKLSMSLEQMTSRLAIMMGGRVAEELIFGREKVTSGAASDIEQATRLARMMVTRWGLSEELGTVSYGENQDEVFLGMSVSRTQNASEATVQKIDSEIRRLVEEGYKEATRILTEKHADLEALAKGLLEFETLSGDEIVDLLKGKKPNRESVLEPATPRASAVPPAGKSRPRPDPDPGLEPQPQA
- a CDS encoding Flp family type IVb pilin, with protein sequence MKNLVSRFVKDESGATAIEYGLIAAGIALAIITVVNNLGSTLNTKFGSISSSLK